In Actinomadura citrea, a single window of DNA contains:
- a CDS encoding CoA-transferase subunit beta, with the protein MSEATRAEVCAAACADLFRGDGEIVAAAVAGFVPMLGSRLARATFAPDLLTTDGGPSLSAEPVPLGAQAGTVEGWLPFRDHLWLVLNGRRHVVMGPSQIDAHGNTNISCIGDWKQPSRQLLGVRGGPGNTLLNTTSYWVPKHSTRVFTEQVDMVSGVGWDRGAHEIRAVVTNLAVLDFETPERRMRLRSVHPGVRVEDVLAATGFELAVPDEVPETRLPDAEELRIMREVLDPKGLREREVPA; encoded by the coding sequence ATGAGCGAGGCGACCAGGGCCGAGGTGTGCGCGGCCGCGTGCGCGGACCTGTTCCGGGGAGACGGGGAGATCGTCGCGGCGGCGGTGGCCGGATTCGTCCCCATGCTGGGATCCAGGCTGGCGCGCGCGACGTTCGCGCCCGATCTGCTGACCACCGACGGCGGCCCGTCGCTGAGCGCCGAACCCGTCCCGCTCGGCGCGCAGGCCGGGACGGTCGAGGGCTGGCTGCCCTTCCGCGACCACCTGTGGCTCGTCCTGAACGGGCGGCGGCACGTGGTGATGGGGCCGAGCCAGATCGACGCGCACGGCAACACCAACATCTCGTGCATCGGCGACTGGAAGCAGCCCTCGCGGCAGCTCCTCGGGGTGCGCGGCGGGCCGGGCAACACGCTGCTGAACACGACGAGCTACTGGGTGCCGAAGCACTCGACGCGCGTGTTCACCGAGCAGGTCGACATGGTGAGCGGCGTCGGGTGGGACCGCGGCGCGCACGAGATCCGCGCCGTGGTGACCAACCTGGCCGTGCTCGACTTCGAGACGCCCGAAAGGCGGATGCGGCTGCGCTCGGTCCATCCCGGCGTGCGCGTCGAGGACGTGCTCGCGGCGACCGGCTTCGAGCTCGCCGTCCCGGACGAGGTGCCCGAGACGCGCCTGCCGGACGCCGAGGAACTGCGGATCATGCGGGAGGTCCTCGACCCGAAGGGTCTGCGGGAGCGCGAGGTCCCCGCATGA
- a CDS encoding TetR/AcrR family transcriptional regulator, with protein MPRPRSLSTERLARAALAVIDRDGLAGLSMRAVAKELGMSTMALYRYVRDREELEGLVVDLVYAEVDPAPPPPGPWEGRIETMALRLRDAFGAHAAIMPLTLTRRHDSTGSLCWGEAVAGILADAGFAGPRAAIALRALIAYIVGAIQLEHLGGLEGEGTAVIAGLPADDFPHLTRTAHHGRRIGPDEEFRGGLAAVLRGLGEGAS; from the coding sequence ATGCCTCGACCACGCTCGCTCAGTACCGAGCGGCTCGCGCGAGCCGCGCTCGCCGTCATCGACCGGGACGGCCTCGCCGGGCTGTCCATGCGCGCCGTCGCCAAGGAGCTCGGGATGAGCACCATGGCGCTCTACCGGTACGTGCGCGACCGCGAGGAGCTGGAAGGGCTGGTCGTCGACCTGGTGTACGCCGAGGTCGATCCCGCGCCGCCGCCCCCCGGGCCCTGGGAGGGGCGGATCGAGACCATGGCCCTGCGGCTGCGGGACGCGTTCGGCGCCCACGCGGCGATCATGCCGCTGACGCTCACGCGCAGGCACGACTCGACGGGATCGCTCTGCTGGGGCGAGGCGGTCGCCGGCATCCTCGCCGACGCGGGCTTCGCCGGCCCGCGCGCGGCGATCGCGCTCCGCGCGCTGATCGCCTACATCGTCGGCGCGATCCAGCTGGAGCACCTGGGCGGGCTGGAGGGGGAGGGGACCGCCGTGATCGCCGGGCTGCCCGCCGACGACTTCCCCCATCTGACGCGGACCGCGCACCACGGCCGCCGGATCGGCCCCGACGAGGAGTTCCGCGGGGGTCTGGCGGCCGTGCTGCGCGGCCTGGGCGAAGGTGCGTCCTAG
- a CDS encoding enoyl-CoA hydratase family protein: MGVSTTTLDGVAEIVVDAPPVNALTVAGWYELADAVLAAGRDPGVGAVVLRAEGRGFNAGVDIKEMQSTAGHAALVGANRGCFAAFAAVYDCEVPVVAAVHGFCLGGGVGLAGNADIVIASRDAYFGLPEVDRGALGAATHLARLVPQHLMRAMVYTCRNVTAEELHHHGSVLEVVPAEELRAKAMEVATGIAAKDRYVIRRAKESLNGIDPVDVRRSYRYEQGFTFELNLVGAGDEHRDAFVAKGAR; the protein is encoded by the coding sequence ATGGGAGTCTCCACCACGACCCTGGACGGGGTCGCCGAGATCGTCGTGGACGCGCCGCCGGTCAACGCCCTGACCGTCGCGGGCTGGTACGAGCTGGCCGACGCGGTGCTCGCGGCGGGCCGCGACCCGGGGGTCGGCGCCGTCGTGCTCCGCGCCGAGGGCCGGGGCTTCAACGCGGGCGTCGACATCAAGGAGATGCAGAGCACCGCGGGCCACGCCGCGCTGGTCGGCGCCAACCGCGGCTGCTTCGCGGCGTTCGCCGCCGTCTACGACTGCGAGGTCCCGGTCGTGGCCGCGGTTCACGGCTTCTGCCTCGGCGGCGGCGTCGGCCTCGCCGGCAACGCCGACATCGTGATCGCCTCGCGGGACGCCTACTTCGGGCTTCCCGAGGTGGACCGGGGCGCGCTCGGCGCCGCCACCCACCTGGCCCGGCTCGTCCCGCAGCACCTGATGCGGGCGATGGTCTACACGTGCCGCAACGTCACGGCCGAGGAGCTGCACCATCACGGCTCGGTACTGGAGGTCGTCCCGGCCGAGGAGCTGCGCGCCAAGGCGATGGAGGTCGCCACCGGCATCGCCGCAAAGGACCGGTACGTGATCCGGCGCGCCAAGGAGTCCCTCAACGGCATCGACCCGGTCGACGTCAGGCGCAGCTACCGCTACGAGCAGGGGTTCACGTTCGAGCTGAACCTCGTCGGCGCGGGCGACGAGCACCGCGACGCGTTCGTCGCCAAGGGGGCCCGATGA
- a CDS encoding CoA transferase subunit A, which translates to MSSKVMSVEEIAGSLESGMTIGIGGWGSRRKPMALVRAILRSPVTDLTVVAYGGPDVGLLCAAGKVRRLVTAFVTMDSIPLEPHFRRARQSGAIELTEYDEGMFMFGLYAAAHRLPFLPTPVGLGSDVMKVNPELRTVRSPYEDGRELVAVPALRMDAALVHMNRADARGNAQYLGPDPYMDDLFAKAADRTYVSCERLVDTADFAKEGPVQSLLISRSQVAGVVETPNGAHFTDCLPDFGRDEAFQKLYAQAAAGPDTWSAFSERFLSGDEAAYQDAVRVWREEAR; encoded by the coding sequence ATGAGCTCCAAGGTGATGTCCGTCGAGGAGATCGCGGGGTCGCTGGAGAGCGGCATGACGATCGGGATCGGCGGCTGGGGCTCCCGGCGCAAGCCGATGGCGCTGGTGCGGGCGATCCTGCGCTCCCCCGTCACCGACCTCACCGTCGTCGCCTACGGGGGGCCGGACGTGGGGCTGCTGTGCGCGGCGGGCAAGGTCCGCCGGCTCGTCACCGCGTTCGTGACGATGGACTCGATCCCGCTGGAGCCGCACTTCCGGCGGGCGCGCCAGTCCGGGGCCATCGAGCTGACCGAGTACGACGAGGGCATGTTCATGTTCGGGCTGTACGCGGCGGCGCACCGGCTGCCGTTCCTGCCCACCCCGGTCGGCCTCGGCTCCGACGTGATGAAGGTCAATCCGGAGCTGCGGACGGTCCGGTCGCCCTACGAGGACGGGCGGGAGCTCGTCGCCGTCCCCGCGCTGCGCATGGACGCGGCGCTGGTGCACATGAACCGCGCCGACGCGCGCGGCAACGCCCAGTACCTCGGCCCCGACCCGTACATGGACGACCTGTTCGCCAAGGCGGCCGACCGGACGTACGTGTCGTGCGAGCGGCTCGTCGACACCGCCGACTTCGCCAAGGAGGGGCCGGTGCAGTCCCTGCTGATCAGCCGGTCGCAGGTGGCGGGCGTGGTGGAGACGCCGAACGGCGCGCACTTCACCGACTGCCTGCCCGACTTCGGGCGGGACGAGGCGTTCCAGAAGCTGTACGCGCAGGCGGCGGCCGGTCCGGACACGTGGTCGGCCTTCAGCGAGCGATTCCTGTCCGGCGACGAGGCCGCCTACCAGGACGCGGTCCGGGTCTGGCGGGAGGAGGCGCGATGA
- a CDS encoding SDR family oxidoreductase produces the protein MSLTLDLEGRTVVVTGGVRGVGAGISRAFLEAGADVVAVARREPDSVPEAGGRTARFVSLDVRDPDAVQDFADDLDRADVLVNNAGGAPYLPVADGALRTHVKIMELNLTAPLIMARALRPLIMRRGGGSVINIGSVSGVRPSPGTAAYGAAKAGLHNLTQSLAVEWAPHIRVNTLILGMVRTELAHLHYGDEDGIAAVARTVPLGRLADPYDIGAACVFLASDLASYVTGSSMQVHGGGERPAFLDAATVNKEETR, from the coding sequence ATGTCGCTGACGCTCGACCTGGAGGGCAGGACCGTCGTGGTGACGGGGGGCGTGCGCGGGGTGGGCGCCGGGATCAGCCGCGCCTTCCTGGAGGCGGGCGCCGACGTGGTCGCGGTCGCCCGCCGCGAGCCGGACTCGGTGCCCGAGGCCGGCGGCCGGACCGCGCGGTTCGTCTCGCTGGACGTGCGCGACCCCGACGCCGTACAGGACTTCGCGGACGACCTCGACCGCGCGGACGTGCTCGTCAACAACGCGGGGGGCGCCCCGTACCTGCCGGTGGCGGACGGCGCCCTGCGCACCCACGTCAAGATCATGGAGCTGAACCTGACGGCGCCGCTGATCATGGCCCGCGCGCTGCGGCCGCTGATCATGAGGCGGGGCGGCGGCTCGGTCATCAACATCGGCAGCGTGAGCGGGGTGCGCCCGTCGCCGGGCACCGCCGCCTACGGCGCGGCCAAGGCGGGGCTGCACAACCTCACCCAGTCCCTGGCGGTCGAGTGGGCGCCGCACATCCGGGTCAACACGCTGATCCTCGGCATGGTCCGGACCGAGCTGGCGCACCTGCACTACGGGGACGAGGACGGCATCGCGGCGGTGGCGAGGACCGTCCCGCTCGGCCGCCTCGCCGACCCCTACGACATCGGCGCCGCCTGCGTGTTCCTGGCGTCCGACCTGGCGTCCTACGTGACCGGCTCGTCGATGCAGGTGCACGGCGGGGGAGAGCGCCCCGCCTTCCTGGACGCCGCCACCGTCAACAAGGAGGAAACGCGATGA
- a CDS encoding NAD(P)H-dependent flavin oxidoreductase, protein MSGADTGQVLDTPLTRLTGVRHPIVQTGMGWVAGPRLVTAVANAGGLGVLASATMTLDQLADAIREVKDRTDAPFGVNLRADAGDAGDRIDLLIKEGVKVASFALAPKRELIAKLKDAGLVVIPSVGARRHAEKVAGWGADAVLVQGGEGGGHTGPVATTLLLPQVVDAVDIPVIAAGGFFDGRGLAAALAYGAAGVAMGTRFLLTSDSSVPDAVKQVYLKTGETVVTRQVDGMPHRVLRSGLVDALEDSGRVGGLVRALRNGARFKKLSGMSWREMIADGKAMKHGKDLSWSQVLMAANTPMLLRAAMVDGRPDLGVMASGQVVGVIDDLPDCAGLIGAIVRQAAEAIAAQQSYLAGRKGAEPV, encoded by the coding sequence ATGAGCGGGGCGGACACCGGACAGGTGCTCGACACCCCGCTGACCCGCCTGACGGGGGTGCGGCACCCGATCGTGCAGACGGGCATGGGGTGGGTGGCCGGGCCGCGGCTCGTCACAGCCGTGGCGAACGCGGGCGGGCTCGGCGTGCTGGCGTCGGCGACGATGACGCTCGACCAGCTCGCGGACGCGATCCGCGAGGTCAAGGACCGCACGGACGCCCCGTTCGGCGTCAACCTGCGGGCCGACGCCGGGGACGCGGGCGACCGCATCGACCTGCTCATCAAGGAGGGCGTGAAGGTCGCCTCGTTCGCGCTCGCGCCCAAGCGGGAGCTGATCGCCAAGCTGAAGGACGCCGGGCTCGTGGTGATCCCCTCGGTCGGCGCGCGGCGGCACGCGGAGAAGGTCGCGGGCTGGGGCGCGGACGCCGTCCTGGTGCAGGGCGGCGAGGGCGGCGGGCACACCGGCCCCGTCGCCACCACGCTGCTGCTCCCCCAGGTCGTGGACGCCGTGGACATCCCGGTGATCGCGGCCGGCGGCTTCTTCGACGGGCGCGGCCTCGCCGCCGCGCTCGCCTACGGCGCGGCGGGTGTCGCGATGGGCACCCGGTTCCTGCTGACGTCCGACAGCTCGGTGCCGGACGCGGTCAAGCAGGTCTACCTCAAGACCGGCGAGACCGTGGTCACGCGGCAGGTGGACGGCATGCCGCACCGGGTGCTGCGCAGCGGGCTGGTCGACGCGCTGGAGGACTCCGGCCGCGTCGGCGGGCTGGTCCGGGCGCTGCGCAACGGCGCCCGGTTCAAGAAGCTGTCCGGCATGTCGTGGCGCGAGATGATCGCCGACGGGAAGGCGATGAAGCACGGCAAGGACCTGTCGTGGTCGCAGGTCCTGATGGCCGCCAACACGCCCATGCTGCTGCGGGCCGCCATGGTGGACGGCCGGCCCGACCTCGGCGTGATGGCGTCCGGGCAGGTCGTCGGCGTGATCGACGACCTGCCGGACTGCGCCGGCCTGATCGGCGCGATCGTGCGGCAGGCGGCCGAGGCCATCGCCGCGCAGCAGTCGTACCTGGCGGGCCGGAAGGGGGCGGAACCCGTCTAG
- a CDS encoding peroxiredoxin-like family protein: protein MHLAPGSDVPARELTPVSGPPIPIPDPGRLVHLQFRRFAGCPICNLHLRSIVARHEEIEAAGIGEVVVFHSSAEELREHVDGLPFPVVGDPARRLYAEFGVEPARRALLHPRVWGTVVRAVARGTWDILRRRERAPRLFPDGGRFGLPADFLIGPDGRVVAAKYGEHAYDQWTVDALLALASQAPASGRKAAR, encoded by the coding sequence ATGCACCTGGCACCCGGTTCCGATGTCCCCGCGCGGGAGCTGACCCCGGTGAGCGGCCCGCCGATCCCGATTCCCGATCCCGGCCGCCTCGTCCACCTGCAGTTCCGCCGGTTCGCCGGCTGCCCGATCTGCAACCTGCACCTGCGCTCGATCGTGGCGCGGCACGAGGAGATCGAGGCCGCCGGGATCGGCGAGGTCGTCGTCTTCCACTCCTCCGCGGAGGAACTGCGCGAGCACGTCGACGGCCTGCCGTTCCCCGTGGTCGGCGACCCGGCGAGGCGGCTGTACGCCGAGTTCGGCGTCGAGCCGGCACGGCGCGCCCTCCTCCACCCGCGCGTGTGGGGGACGGTCGTCCGGGCCGTCGCCCGCGGCACCTGGGACATCCTCCGGCGACGCGAGCGGGCTCCCCGGCTGTTCCCCGACGGCGGCCGCTTCGGTCTGCCCGCCGACTTCCTGATCGGACCCGACGGAAGGGTCGTCGCGGCCAAGTACGGCGAGCACGCCTACGACCAGTGGACGGTCGACGCGCTGCTGGCCCTGGCCTCTCAGGCGCCGGCCTCCGGCCGGAAGGCGGCGAGATGA